In Thermus aquaticus, the sequence AGGGTCTCGGCGAAGGACCAGCCGGGCCTGGGGGTCACCACCAGGTAAAGCCTTCCCTGCACGCCACCACCTCCTCAGGCCGACGGAAACGGCCCACGCGGCCCGAGGGAGGCGGGAATGGGTTGTGGGGCTTCTATCCGCATAGGCTTCCCTCCGCCGGCATTACCCGGATCAGGTTCCAAGGGTTGCTGGGACCACCCAGCTCTCAGCCCCTCCATTGGGGCACCCCTAGCCTGCAGTAGGTAGTATACGAAGAAGGGGTGAGGGAACAAGGGGGCCAGGTCACAAAGGGGGGTGGCCCGCCAGGTCCAGAAGCCTCTCTGGTGGCCTACTGGCAAAGTAGGCGGGACGAGGAGACCATCCCCTTCGTGCGAGAGGTGCAGGGGATGCGGCTTCAGGCTTTTCCTGCGCCCTGGAGGAGCTGGGCCTATGGCCCCCGCCCCACCCTGGCCTTCGAGGGCAGGCCCCTTAGGCACCGGGAAGCCGGGGAACGTAGCCTGCCCCACTTGACCCTAGGAGGCTTGGGACTTTATTCTCGCGCCGGTTATGCGCTTAATCGCCCTTTCTTTGCTCTTGCTGGGTCTGGCTCTGGGCCAGCCAGTGCGGGTTACCGATGCCACGGGCCGGGAGGTGGAGGTTAGGAGCAGCGAGCGCATCGTCAGCGTGGGCGGTTCCATCTCCGAAATCCTGGGCAGGCTTGGGGTGGCCGACCGCATCGTGGCCCGGGACACGGGCTCCTACATCCCTCCCCAGGTGGTGCGCAAGCCCGATGTCGGCCTCTTTTTCCGCCTGAATGCGGAGGCCATCCTTGCCCAACGGCCCACTTTGGTGCTCGCGGTTTCCGAGGCGGGCCCGCCCCCGGTCCTAGAACAGCTTCGCCGGGCCGGGGTGAGCGTGGTCCTGGTGCCCGATGAGCCCACGGTGGAGGGGGTCAAGAGGAAGATCCGCACCGTGGCCGCCGCTGTGGGCCAGGTGGCCCGCGGGGAGGACCTGGTGCGGGCTTTGGAGCGGGACCTCCTGGCCCTCCGCTCCAAAATCCTGGTGCGGAGAGGTCCGGAAGCCCGGGTCCTTTACCTCTACCCCCGGGATCCCCGCAACACCTTCGTCTGCGGGGAGGAAGCCAGCGGGGCAGGCCTCATCGCCCTAGCCGGGGCCCAAAGTGCGGTGAAGAAGGTGCAAGGGCCTGGAGCGGTGCGGGGTTGCGTGAGCCTCACCGCCGAGGCGGTGGTGGCCGCCCGTCCCGAGGTCATCCTGGTGCCCTTCTTCCCTGACCAGCCCTTTAGCTTTGAGGCGGTCCTGCGCCTTCCCGGGGTGGCCGAGACCCCCGCGGGCAAGGCGGGC encodes:
- a CDS encoding heme/hemin ABC transporter substrate-binding protein, whose amino-acid sequence is MRLIALSLLLLGLALGQPVRVTDATGREVEVRSSERIVSVGGSISEILGRLGVADRIVARDTGSYIPPQVVRKPDVGLFFRLNAEAILAQRPTLVLAVSEAGPPPVLEQLRRAGVSVVLVPDEPTVEGVKRKIRTVAAAVGQVARGEDLVRALERDLLALRSKILVRRGPEARVLYLYPRDPRNTFVCGEEASGAGLIALAGAQSAVKKVQGPGAVRGCVSLTAEAVVAARPEVILVPFFPDQPFSFEAVLRLPGVAETPAGKAGRIVAMDVTYLSGYGYTVGKAALDLHVAIYEKSGQVLIPHPDFRR